agagagagaggcacttcccggatataaaataaaaaccgCAAATTTACTAATAACAATCTTTAGTCCGAGAGCTGCAGCCGATGAAAAGATACTGCCTGACGAGGAGCTACTTTCgctgtgttttttgtcagtAGGCCCTAAAACTTCTGTCTTAAACTGGGAGGACGTGTGAGGTTGCTGTCATTTAATGGCAAACTATTTTTGGATAATTAACCGTTTgtgagattattattattattactgttattttaaaTTAACTACCAGTGGCCATCTGAAGCTAAATGTCTGACTCGAGTAATTCTGAGTATTTAGCAGGTAaggtaaatgtatttgttttgcaaACTGGGGGCAGGATTGGCGCGTCCAAGAGgcgtaaaaataaaaaacacattattttggaTTTCAGCTCGCCTCACTGGGAACCAGGTTTGCCGACCACACCTCATCCACAGCCCTGGTATTCCCTGGCTGGACCCCGGGAAAGCAGCCCTGTCCGCAGCCCACCACCATAACGCATGGGCGGTCAGCCACTTCAGCAAACCCGGCCTGCACACCACCGGCTCCGGCTacccctgcagcagcagcaccggcACGGCTCCGGTGTCGTCGCTCACTCCGGCGTCGCACTCCAGCCCGCACCTCTACAGCTTCCCCCCTACCCCACCGAAAGACGTGTCCCCGGACCCGGGACCAACCTCTCCGACCTCGACCAGGATGGACGAGAAGGAGTCGATCAAGTACCAGGTGTCGCTGGCGGACGGCATGAAAATGGAGAGCTGTAGTCCGCTCCGCAGCGGCCTGGCCTCGATGAACAGCCAGGCCCCGGCCACGCATCACCCCATCCCGACCTACCCGGCCTACTCCCTGCCCCCCCACGAGTACAGCGGCAGCCTCTTCCACCCCGGCAGCCTGCTCGGCGGGTCCTCCTCCAGCTTTACGCCCAAATGCAAGAGCAAAGCCAGGTCGAGCTCAGGTGAGTCTCACGTGTGTATTTTCTCCCTCACATCAGATCAAAACCGTCGATAAGGCCCGATTAGATCGTTATAGTtacacactgtagtttacaaAATCGATCATCAGcagacaaatgttttgtttgtcacCGTGTACTAATATTATTACAGCCAGCTCTGCTGTCACACCCTCCGTTTACAGACGTGTGCGCGCATTAACGCGCAGGAATTTGCGCACGTGTTACTATGTATTaccttttatttaatttctaattctCAACAGTGGTTTGCACTAATTTAACTCCCACAAACATGATTTGTTGCTCCGGCGGGTGACTCACAAAAAGAGATTTAATTTCCACTTCATTAAAAACCTGCCCTGACAAGTCTTATCTCTGTCCCATCGCACTCCTCCGCCACTTTTAAGCACCATCCACTTCAACGGGGCCACTTTAGAGGGGAATCAACCATTTGGGTGAAACTCATCAGACTAATCGGGGTCAACTATTTACTGAATGTCCAGCTGTGGTGCCTTTATGCGCATGATTAGACGTTtcttgaaagaaaagaaagtgggaTTAGACCCCATTAAACTAATCAATTATTCATATAGGGTGtatctttttgttgttgttattggtttggaaaaaaataagCCCTTATTATTGTCTGAGCAGAGTTTAAACGCtgttagatatatatatatttttaaatgtttcagcaGCATTTTTAAATCGATTTACTCAGATCGTCCTCACAGCTCTGCCTTCAGACAGCCAGAGGGCTTCTCCTTCGTGCCATCGgcttgttttctttcaaatgtggCCTTTATTGCACTTAAAAAATGAAGGAGTCACGACGCCCTGGCTCCTGCCATATCCTGTATACCTCCAAGTGAACAAATCACGACCTCCACCCGCCCACGTCTCCCCCCTCCAGCACTAACAAAGCACAGGCGACAGAgtcctgctgtttgtgtttttaagcatGGCCTTGGCCCAGTGCTCTGACATGAAGTGGAGTCCACAATGGATCTGCTTCTGTGTGTAGATGAAAGTGTGTTTAATAACACTGCTGCACTACTATATGCATGCTCTAAATATGAGCAGCCCTCATTAAAAATGCACATAATTGGTTTTCCTCAAAgctggaaaatgtgtttataatGCAACACGGTGTGTTATCTGACTGCCTGGATGAGCACCTGATTCAATAGGCTGCATGTGTTGGGAGGAATATATTTCAGGGGAATGTTTATGAAACTTTATGTCTGGCATTAATGTGCAGACATTTGAAAAACAGCTCAGTCTGGTAATGGGTCTGCAATTTCCCTGCATTGTTCCAGCTGTTACACTTTGAATTAATgggcctaaaaaaaaaaaaaaaaaaagaagaaaagacgaGGACAGACTTCTTAAACTGTTAACAACCTGCTCCAAATGTAGTTATGTAATTATCAGCATTGTCATCCATTTTGCCCGTGTGTTTTGATGCACCTGGGGAACGCTCGCTGCCTGATAATCTGAGCGAATGTGAGCTGTTGGAGCAGAGAAATGTTACACGGTGACATTTAGAGAGAAGCTGGCCAGACTTTGCCTGAATCAGTAACACAAACATATCAGCTACGGCATTAAAAAGGCTCTTATCTATCAAAGTCGGTGTCCAGTGCCAGTAATGGTGATTGATTGTTGTACAAAATGCCACAATGACATTTCAGCTGTCAGCACATATACCTTACAGTATTGTAGCTTCCTGTTGAACTAGCCTCAAACCaggactcctcctcctcctcctctgcactctACCTTTGCAAGCTtcccatttttctcttttcttatttcaacACTTTAAACATTGCATAAGAAATAATGCATCAGTCATTGCTGGTGAATATTTTAAGTGCTAATGAACCACTTTAATGTGGTTGCAAGGCTTGCGAAACACTTCAGAGGAAGAGGCGAGGTGCATTTCAAAAGGaacatagtgttttttttttgttttttttgtgctcagGTCAAATTCCATTGTAGAGCGAGGGTGGGACTGTGGGTGTCGCTGGCATTATAACAGGAATAATGAGATGATGCTCTGGGGAGAGAGGGATACTTGAATTAAATGAGTCGGTTTAGCAACAGGCTGTTTGAAGTCAGTCAAACCTgaatgggagaggagagagagagcgcctGGGAATATCTACAAAagcaggtttttctttttttaatagaaGAGCACAAGAACGTGCAGGAAGTCAGGGAGGAAGGCGCAAACTTTACATTGATGAACGGCGTTTCTATATTATTAATTGCAGACAACTGGCATGCAAAGGCTGCAACACTGTCCGGCACATTTAataccaccaccacacacttaTGTTTCCTCTCATGGGTGCCCACTGGGTTGATGAATAATGTAGTCTTAATTTGATGGTGTGTCTTATTCTTCTTGTTGGACACCTCTGGACATGTTCTGGCCGTCTCTGGCCTCCACACTCTGGATCGGTTTACATGGAGGTGTCTGTGTCCATGACAGCCGTGCACACTCGGCACACCTGCACCCTGATATGGACGTCGTCGCCGTCATGAGACAGATTTTGACTTCATATTACAGGGCCACCTGGGGTCGTCCGGCGCTGCACGAGCTGCTCCGGTTGGACAGCTGCTGCGTGCCGCCTCGAACAGAGAGtgaattttttaattatataaaatttcctcttgtctccctctcttgaATTCTATGCAGAGGGCCGTGAATGTGTAAACTGCGGTGCGACCTCCACTCCTCTGTGGCGACGGGACGGTACCGGCCACTACCTGTGCAACGCCTGCGGGCTCTACCACAAGATGAACGGCCAGAACCGGCCGCTCATCAAGCCCAAACGTAGACTGGTGAGTCCtcgccccctcccctcccatcaCCTCACTATGAGAGAAGGCACCCAAATATGAGCACAAAGCAGATGCTGGCAGCACAATTCCAGGAAAGTTATATTTTCCCTATGATCTTCCTGGAATTGTTTGTCCCTCTCACCCCCCGATGATCCGCCTTCATGGCCTGTTACAATACTGCTACTATTGCCATTGTTCCCGCTATCATTATTGCTGGTACTTCTGATACTGTTACTGATACCAATGCCCATGCTGCTTTAGTTAACACCATGCTTGAGTAAATGAAAAGCAGCGAGgacacaaaacattttgctgcagagctgcacagacACTTCTGACATTAACCCTGCAGGAGCCGGACACATTTCTCTGAGCcacagattatttattttatggttttaaaGGTTATTTATGAAGCAATTTATAAACACATGTAGtttgtctatctatctatctatctatctatctaagtgcacatgcattattttaatctttttctattattatagTATTTTTTGAACCCTTTAACAGAAATAACTGTTTTATTcctatttctttatttccttaCTGAAGTTGAATCTTTGtcgacaaacaaacaaacaaatccagaCATGTTGATTTTGTCTGGACATTCAAAAATAGCCACAAACAACATTAagttgaattaaataaatagattaaaacTATTTTCTCTGTCAGTGGTTAATTGGTTAGCAGGACCTGATGGGCTGATGTCTGTATCGGTGACTGAATAcataaatgaacagaaaacaaataataacaattaaagagaaagaagtgtagctaaaatattacaaattaaTTACTTCAACAGCAAAtactgaataataaaaaagtttAGTGCTGGTTTAATTAAGAGGGATCCCTTATTTACCCTGGATAATTATGACTGAGGGGTTTATAGAATTTGGCAAATACATCTTTAAATCATTAAAGATATTCTAAAACCACCAAATCCTTTTAgttttataaatacatatatatatatatatattgatgaCATGTATATTTTCGCGTTTTCCACGTCGCTCCTCCTCGTGAGCAGCCCATTAGATTTTCCACTGGCTCGGCCCATGTGTGGCTGTAGCTTTTGCATTTTCAGCTCAAGTGTTTTTCAGAGTTGTGTTCAAAGGGGCATCCAGTTGTTTCCTATCCGGATATCTGCCCGGCCCAGATAAGGAAGTCAGGCTCCCGGCTGTTTCCGCCTTCAACCAGCGCGCTGCATTCTCCACAGCCAGACTGACATATACTGTAAAGAGATTATCACAACACTGGAGGAGCCGCTTATGTGTGAAGAGACAGACCGAGAGGGGCGGGGACtggaaaataaatggatttatgTTCTTCTGCGGTGTTACACGCGCAGCAGttgtttttgaatattattattattatttaaaaaaaaaaaaaaagaaaggaaaaaaaaagttgcgtATTTTATTTCGCAGGAAAAATGACctgagttgttgttgttgcagcaacGAGTCCACCTGAAATTAattacaagaagaaaaaaaaacacaaaactggaTGCTGCCTGCAAAGCAAGACAGCCGGAGGGTTCTTGCATGTAAAGCTAATGTTTCTTATTATGTGTGAAGAATTGATCCGCAATGGACGCAGGAGCACGTTGCCAGGCAGGACACCGGGTCTTACACGACTTTGTAGCCCCgctccccccccctcacccGCCCCTGGATCAGGATAAATAGAGGGTTTACACAAGGCGTGCATTATAACCTGTTAATACCAGCGTgcttatttttaattcattaaatatgaTCATTACCGGCAGGCGTGGGGTGTACAGAATCAGGCATTCTCCAGAAAAATGTCCCCATATCTTATTGCGCAAATAGGAAAATTTGATCATGGTCGTAGCGGTCTGCGTACATGCGACTGATTTAATAGAGGAGTTAAGTCATTTTTCCAGTCCTTTTGATGCTTTTCTGCACATGGTTCTGCGGTCAAAGTAGAAACCTCACGAAAATCCACGTGCCGCCGtttaatttaagaaaaactTGATGTCTCTTATTGGTTCTGCGCTCAGGCAGAAATCACAAATAACCTGCATGCAAAGTCGGTGTTGTGGCTTTGATAACGTAACACAGATTATTAGCCCTCTGCAGGCAGCATGGCCGTGATATTTACTGTGTTCGGTGCAGCCCGCAGCCCGCGCTGACCTCCCCAACAACGCGTGAATGGCTCATTATTCATGATGTattttctctgcttcctccaGTCCGCTGCTAGACGTGCAGGCACCTGCTGCGCAAACTGCcagaccaccaccaccaccctgtgGAGGCGCAACGGGAACGGAGACCCGGTGTGCAACGCCTGCGGCCTTTACTTCAAACTGCACAATGtaagtttacaaaaaaaagaaaaaaatgcactcaAGTGTGGGGTTTTGGGGTtgggggggaggaagggggagagcGGTGCTGGTCGTTAACTGGTCAAGTGGGCGGACAGCTCCTATCGATTTAGGAGCAGAGAGACTGTGAGAGTGTGCAGGCAAAGCCTGCTCACCCTGTCGAGCAGAACCCACCGGtcgtcttttttttattaatccaTCGTTGTTTCAATGGGGGGCGTTACTCCCCGGAGAGGCTGCAGGGTGGGACTGTCATTCAGTGTAACGGCGTCGGTTACACTGATGAGGATTTGTCTGAGGCTGCTCCTTTCAGCTCCATCCACATGCATTCATACTGACCAGGACGTTTCTGTTTGGTTTTAAATTAGACAAAAGCTGAAAAACGCCCCTGACTCGCCTTATAATGGAGCTATGTATGCAAAACAGCTGCTCATTATTTATAGCATCCATTTCACACTGGTGTAACTCCTAACACTGGGCTGCCATGAAAGAAAAGCATGTCAATCCGACTTGGAAATGCAATATGTGACATCTTTCTggtgacattttgaattatCGTAAACAAGCCGGAGCTAAAAGCACAATAGATTTCTGAGCAGCGTAATGTGACAGTAGTGTCTATGAAGCGTTTGTGCGGCTTGTCTTGAGCTAATGTGCTGCTCTCCACAGGTCAACAGACCCCTGACCATGAAGAAGGAAGGCATCCAGACACGCAACCGCAAGATGTCCAGCAAGTCCAAGAGGAACAAGCGAGCAGGGGACGGCTACGACGAGCTCTCCAAGTGCATGCAGGACAAGGCCTCTCCCTTCGGCGGCGCGCCAGGCCTCAGCCACATGACCCACATGGGTCACCTGCCCCCCTTCGGCCACTCCGGACACATGCTGCCTACTCCCACGCCCATTCACCCTTCATTCGGTCACCCCCACCACTCCAATCGCTCGCCAGTCTGGGCTGAGCCTCACTGAAGCTCCTCCAGACGCAGAACTCCTCCGCCCGTAGGAGCCGCCACGCCGCCATTAACACTAAATGGCCTCCACATCGCGTCGAAAGCTGAGTGGACACGTTGCGTCATGTACAGTGGTTGGAGGGGAGAGACTTTCAGTCGGTCTTAATGACTGAAGGTCGCGTCATGCCTGACCTCACTGATGGGACGCTGCAGGGCAGGACTTTAGCGGACTCTGTGAAGAGTTAATGCGACGAGGGGTTCGTTCGTCCCTGGGTGACTGAGGCTAACAGGA
This region of Pempheris klunzingeri isolate RE-2024b chromosome 2, fPemKlu1.hap1, whole genome shotgun sequence genomic DNA includes:
- the gata2a gene encoding endothelial transcription factor GATA-2a isoform X1 codes for the protein MEVAAADQSRWMAHHHAVLNSQHPDSHHHSLSHNYMEPMAPLLPQDEVDMFLNHLDSQGNPYYTNSRARVTYSQAHARLTGNQVCRPHLIHSPGIPWLDPGKAALSAAHHHNAWAVSHFSKPGLHTTGSGYPCSSSTGTAPVSSLTPASHSSPHLYSFPPTPPKDVSPDPGPTSPTSTRMDEKESIKYQVSLADGMKMESCSPLRSGLASMNSQAPATHHPIPTYPAYSLPPHEYSGSLFHPGSLLGGSSSSFTPKCKSKARSSSEGRECVNCGATSTPLWRRDGTGHYLCNACGLYHKMNGQNRPLIKPKRRLSAARRAGTCCANCQTTTTTLWRRNGNGDPVCNACGLYFKLHNVNRPLTMKKEGIQTRNRKMSSKSKRNKRAGDGYDELSKCMQDKASPFGGAPGLSHMTHMGHLPPFGHSGHMLPTPTPIHPSFGHPHHSNRSPVWAEPH
- the gata2a gene encoding endothelial transcription factor GATA-2a isoform X2 — its product is MSDSSNSEYLAARLTGNQVCRPHLIHSPGIPWLDPGKAALSAAHHHNAWAVSHFSKPGLHTTGSGYPCSSSTGTAPVSSLTPASHSSPHLYSFPPTPPKDVSPDPGPTSPTSTRMDEKESIKYQVSLADGMKMESCSPLRSGLASMNSQAPATHHPIPTYPAYSLPPHEYSGSLFHPGSLLGGSSSSFTPKCKSKARSSSEGRECVNCGATSTPLWRRDGTGHYLCNACGLYHKMNGQNRPLIKPKRRLSAARRAGTCCANCQTTTTTLWRRNGNGDPVCNACGLYFKLHNVNRPLTMKKEGIQTRNRKMSSKSKRNKRAGDGYDELSKCMQDKASPFGGAPGLSHMTHMGHLPPFGHSGHMLPTPTPIHPSFGHPHHSNRSPVWAEPH